A portion of the Glycine max cultivar Williams 82 chromosome 10, Glycine_max_v4.0, whole genome shotgun sequence genome contains these proteins:
- the LOC100306448 gene encoding Rab GTPase family 11-like protein translates to MGAYRADEDYDYLFKVVLIGDSGVGKSNLLSRFTKNEFSLESKSTIGVEFATRSIRVDDKVLKAQIWDTAGQERYRAITSAYYRGAVGALLVYDVTRHVTFENVERWLKELRDHTDANIVVMLVGNKADLRHLRAVSTEETTNFAEREKTFFMETSALESLNVESAFTEVLTQIYHVVSKKALEIGDDPAALPKGQTINVGSRDDASAVKKDGCCSA, encoded by the exons ATGGGGGCGTATAGAGCTGATGAGGATTACGATTATTTGTTCAAGGTGGTACTGATTGGGGACTCTGGTGTGGGAAAATCGAACCTTTTGTCGAGGTTCACCAAGAACGAATTCAGCCTTGAATCAAAGTCCACCATTGGGGTTGAGTTTGCCACCAGAAGCATTAGGGTTGATGATAAAGTTCTCAAGGCTCAGATTTGGGACACTGCTGGCCAAGAAAG GTATCGAGCAATCACTAGTGCATATTATCGCGGAGCTGTTGGTGCTTTATTAGTCTATGATGTTACCCGCCATGTTACATTTGAAAATGTGGAGAGATGGTTGAAGGAGCTCAGAGATCACACAGATGCCAACATTGTGGTTATGCTTGTTGGGAACAAAGCAGACTTGCGTCATCTGCGAGCAGTTTCCACCGAAGAAACTACAAATTTTGCGGAACGGGAGAAAACGTTTTTCATGGAAACATCCGCTCTCGAGTCCCTGAACGTTGAAAGTGCCTTCACAGAAGTGCTGACACAGATCTATCATGTTGTAAGCAAGAAGGCCCTTGAAATTGGTGATGATCCAGCAGCATTACCAAAAGGACAGACGATAAATGTTGGGTCTCGTGATGATGCATCGGCTGTGAAGAAAGATGGATGTTGTTCTGCTTGA